Proteins co-encoded in one Amaranthus tricolor cultivar Red isolate AtriRed21 chromosome 7, ASM2621246v1, whole genome shotgun sequence genomic window:
- the LOC130818877 gene encoding cytochrome P450 714A1-like: MFGDIQILIMSTIIFCGVVSFMLHILMNNMWVKSQTQRRKLRKRGVKGPSPSFLSGNVSEMQRIQSMAAKSSSHAEIVGHDYTSTLFPYFEKWRIQYGPIYTYSTGYRQHLYVNHPDLVREMSQSMSLHLGKPTYITKALAPMLGNGILRSNGTLWAQQRKIIAAQFFMDKVKSMMGLMKDAAEEMLTKWEACIEAQGGLMAEVRVDEDLRETSGDMISRACFGSSYSKGKKIFLKLRSLQKVLSNQNFLFKVPTIRFLNNKVEKEVKSLEKEIESLIWEAVQDRVQECSKRSSSEKDLMQWILEGAMNDQDLDEVSSKQLIVDNCKNIYFAGHESTAVAASWCLMLLALHPEWQHTIRAEFNQLCQNKDDHLHVPDIDTLLKMKSVTMVIQEALRLYPPAAFISREALEEFEMGNIIVPKGVCIWTLIPTLHRDPEIWGPDANEFKPQRFANGVSSACKVPQAYIPFGLGARLCIGKNFAMVQLKLLLCIIISKFNFTLSPNYKHSPAYRMIVEPKHGVHILIKKV; encoded by the exons ATGTTTGGTGATATTCAGATATTAATCATGTCTACAATTATATTTTGTGGGGTTGTAAGCTTTATGCTTCATATTTTGATGAATAATATGTGGGTAAAGTCTCAAACACAAAGGAGGAAACTAAGAAAAAGAGGTGTAAAAGGGCCTTCACCATCTTTTCTATCTGGGAATGTTTCTGAGATGCAGAGGATTCAATCAATGGCTGCTAAGTCTTCTTCTCATGCTGAAATTGTTGGACATGATTACACTTCTACTCTCTTTCCTTACTTTGAGAAGTGGAGAATTCAATATG GTCCAATATATACATATTCAACTGGATATAGGCAGCATTTATATGTGAATCATCCTGATTTAGTGCGAGAAATGAGCCAAAGCATGAGTTTACATTTGGGTAAGCCAACCTACATCACTAAGGCACTTGCTCCCATGCTTGGTAATGGTATTTTGAGATCTAATGGTACTCTTTGGGCTCAACAAAGGAAAATTATTGCTGCTCAATTCTTTATGGACAAGGTTAAG TCCATGATGGGTTTAATGAAGGATGCAGCTGAAGAAATGTTGACAAAATGGGAAGCTTGTATTGAAGCCCAAGGTGGGTTAATGGCAGAGGTGAGAGTTGATGAGGACTTAAGGGAAACTTCTGGGGACATGATATCAAGAGCTTGCTTTGGAAGCTCATATTCTAAAGGCAAGAAGATTTTCTTAAAGCTAAGGTCTCTTCAAAAAGTCCTATCCAACCAAAACTTTCTCTTTAAGGTCCCTACGATCAG GTTCCTAAACAATAAAGTTGAGAAGGAGGTAAAGTCCTTAGAAAAAGAAATAGAGTCCCTTATTTGGGAGGCTGTACAAGATAGAGTGCAAGAATGCTCTAAAAGATCTTCATCTGAGAAAGACTTGATGCAATGGATTCTTGAAGGAGCAATGAATGATCAAGATTTAGACGAGGTTTCTTCCAAACAATTGATTGTTGATAACTGCAAGAACATCTACTTTGCAGGCCACGAATCGACTGCAGTTGCTGCTTCTTGGTGTTTGATGTTGTTGGCATTGCATCCTGAATGGCAACATACCATTAGGGCAGAGTTTAACCAACTTTGCCAAAATAAAGATGATCATCTTCATGTTCCCGATATTGACACTCTTCTTAAGATGAAATCG GTGACAATGGTGATACAAGAAGCCCTAAGATTGTACCCACCAGCAGCCTTCATATCAAGGGAAGCACTAGAAGAGTTTGAAATGGGAAATATTATTGTCCCAAAAGGGGTATGTATATGGACTTTGATCCCAACATTGCATAGAGATCCAGAAATATGGGGTCCAGATGCCAATGAATTTAAGCCTCAAAGGTTTGCTAATGGAGTTTCAAGTGCTTGTAAAGTTCCACAAGCTTACATCCCTTTCGGACTTGGCGCTCGCTTATGCATAGGCAAAAACTTTGCCATGGTGCAATTGAAGCTCTTGCTTTGCATTATTATCTCTAAATTTAACTTCACTTTGTCACCTAACTATAAACATTCACCTGCTTATAGAATGATTGTTGAACCTAAGCATGGAGTACATATTCTTATTAAGAAAGTATGA
- the LOC130818406 gene encoding uncharacterized protein LOC130818406, producing MDRQSERYRRLRFGKKGKLSPRFIGPYEILERIGEVAYRLALPATIDRVHDVFHVSQLRQYIWDDSHVLQPGKLTLDDTLQYEETPVQILDKKTRDTRRGSVALVKVLWSNHVTEEATWEAEDVMRRNYPWLFA from the coding sequence atggACAGACAGAGCGAACGATACAGACGCTTGAGGTTTGGGAAGAAAGGTAAGCTCAGTCCAAGATTCATTGGACCCTACGAGATCCTTGAACGCATAGGCGAGGTCGCATATCGACTTGCGTTACCTGCGACTATTGATAGAGTGCATGATGTGTTTCACGTATCTCAATTAAGGCAGTACATCTGGGATGACTCACACGTTCTTCAACCCGGAAAATTAACCTTGGATGACACCTTGCAGTATGAAGAGACTCCCGTTCAGATTCTAGATAAGAAGACGCGTGATACTCGTCGAGGTAGTGTAgcacttgtgaaagtgctatggtcTAATCACGTTACCGAAGAAGCCACGTGGGAGGCAGAAGATGTCATGAGACGCAATTATCCTTGGTTATTTGCTtag